A DNA window from Daucus carota subsp. sativus chromosome 3, DH1 v3.0, whole genome shotgun sequence contains the following coding sequences:
- the LOC108215211 gene encoding uncharacterized protein LOC108215211 isoform X2 produces MWGFGGKHYWGRRDRGEQVEGVIVIFAWMSSERKHVQRFVQLFASLGWNSLVCHSQFLNMFFPEKGASLASEILYELSEELKVRPCPVVFASFSGGPKACMCKVLQIIEENYAEQSDQLKITLVQQMGAPYLILCSEDDDLAPFHTICNFAQRLKDLGGDVKLVKWSNSSHVGHYKHYPVDYKAAVTELLGKAAVLYSKRIRRIDKEKIVLDGKEDDVAPSPGHLENAAMSSSQTIHRRVALELNDHLFVPISSQCHGDEAIDSVHDEYKESYVPITKPPVIKAHGILGQALFGLCVPEDVDDWHIKPSLFLEKKGIRRSKL; encoded by the exons ATGTGGGGATTTGGTGGGAAACATTACTGGGGAAGAAGAGACAGAGGAGAACAAGTAGAAGGTGTCATTGTGATATTTGCGTGGATGTCTAGTGAACGCAAGCATGTTCAAAGATTTGTTCAACTCTTCGCTTCTCTTGGCTGGAACTCACTTGTTTGTCACTCCCAATTCCTCAACAT GTTCTTTCCGGAGAAGGGAGCATCGTTGGCATCAGAAATTCTTTATGAGCTTAGTGAG GAGTTAAAAGTAAGGCCATGCCCTGTGGTATTTGCCTCATTTTCTGGTGGACCCAAAGCATGCATGTGTAAAGTTCTTCAG ATAATTGAGGAGAATTATGCAGAACAATCCGATCAG CTGAAAATTACACTCGTGCAGCAAATGGGGGCACCATATCTTATTTTGTGCTCAGAAGATGATGATCTTGCTCCTTTTCATACTATATGTAATTTTGCTCAAAGATTAAAAGACCTCGGGGGTGATGTTAAACTGGTGAAGTGGAGTAACTCTTCTCATGTAG GTCATTATAAGCATTACCCAGTTGACTATAAGGCAGCTGTGACCGAGCTGCTTGGAAAGGCTGCTGTACTATATTCTAAAAGGATACGACGAATCGACAAGGAAAAGATAGTGCTTGATGGAAAAGAGGATGATGTTGCACCGTCACCAGGCCACCTGGAGAATGCAGCAATGAGCTCGAGTCAGACCATTCATAGGAGAGTTGCTCTTGAATTGAATGACCACTTATTTGTGCCAATCTCTTCTCAGTGTCATGGGGATGAAGCTATTGATTCTGTTCATGATGAATATAAAGAATCTTATGTCCCTATTACTAAGCCACCGGTCATCAAAGCTCATGGAATTCTTGGTCAGGCTCTCTTTGGCTTGTGTGTCCCAGAGGATGTTGATGACTGGCATATAAAACCATCATTATTCTTAGAAAAAAAAGGCATTCGACGTTCAAAGCTCTGA
- the LOC108215211 gene encoding uncharacterized protein LOC108215211 isoform X1 — protein sequence MWGFGGKHYWGRRDRGEQVEGVIVIFAWMSSERKHVQRFVQLFASLGWNSLVCHSQFLNMFFPEKGASLASEILYELSEELKVRPCPVVFASFSGGPKACMCKVLQIIEENYAEQSDQDKYQLVRDCISGQIFDSTPVDFTTDLGANFVLHPTILKRSHPPRMVSWIVHRLKYIGDTYLLYQLESLRAEYWQILYSTLQMGAPYLILCSEDDDLAPFHTICNFAQRLKDLGGDVKLVKWSNSSHVGHYKHYPVDYKAAVTELLGKAAVLYSKRIRRIDKEKIVLDGKEDDVAPSPGHLENAAMSSSQTIHRRVALELNDHLFVPISSQCHGDEAIDSVHDEYKESYVPITKPPVIKAHGILGQALFGLCVPEDVDDWHIKPSLFLEKKGIRRSKL from the exons ATGTGGGGATTTGGTGGGAAACATTACTGGGGAAGAAGAGACAGAGGAGAACAAGTAGAAGGTGTCATTGTGATATTTGCGTGGATGTCTAGTGAACGCAAGCATGTTCAAAGATTTGTTCAACTCTTCGCTTCTCTTGGCTGGAACTCACTTGTTTGTCACTCCCAATTCCTCAACAT GTTCTTTCCGGAGAAGGGAGCATCGTTGGCATCAGAAATTCTTTATGAGCTTAGTGAG GAGTTAAAAGTAAGGCCATGCCCTGTGGTATTTGCCTCATTTTCTGGTGGACCCAAAGCATGCATGTGTAAAGTTCTTCAG ATAATTGAGGAGAATTATGCAGAACAATCCGATCAG gataaatATCAACTGGTCAGAGATTGCATTTCTGGGCAAATTTTTGATTCGACTCCAGTAGATTTTACCACTGATCTGGGTGCTAATTTCGTTCTTCATCCTACTATTCTAAAAAGATCACACCCTCCTCGTATGGTATCTTGGATTGTGCATAGACTAAAATATATAGGAGATACGTATCTCCTTTACCAATTGGAATCACTGCGTGCTGAGTATTGGCAAATCCTATACTCCACACTT CAAATGGGGGCACCATATCTTATTTTGTGCTCAGAAGATGATGATCTTGCTCCTTTTCATACTATATGTAATTTTGCTCAAAGATTAAAAGACCTCGGGGGTGATGTTAAACTGGTGAAGTGGAGTAACTCTTCTCATGTAG GTCATTATAAGCATTACCCAGTTGACTATAAGGCAGCTGTGACCGAGCTGCTTGGAAAGGCTGCTGTACTATATTCTAAAAGGATACGACGAATCGACAAGGAAAAGATAGTGCTTGATGGAAAAGAGGATGATGTTGCACCGTCACCAGGCCACCTGGAGAATGCAGCAATGAGCTCGAGTCAGACCATTCATAGGAGAGTTGCTCTTGAATTGAATGACCACTTATTTGTGCCAATCTCTTCTCAGTGTCATGGGGATGAAGCTATTGATTCTGTTCATGATGAATATAAAGAATCTTATGTCCCTATTACTAAGCCACCGGTCATCAAAGCTCATGGAATTCTTGGTCAGGCTCTCTTTGGCTTGTGTGTCCCAGAGGATGTTGATGACTGGCATATAAAACCATCATTATTCTTAGAAAAAAAAGGCATTCGACGTTCAAAGCTCTGA